The Psychrobacter arenosus region TATTGGTATTGGTCATTGATCATAAAATTGATAACCGCTTGATGGTATTGAGCGATAGCCTGTATGACTCTATTAAAACGCTGGGCACCGGCTTAGACGTTATGGCGATTATCAATATCCCTGAGACTGACTTATACTCGCTAAAATCGCCTATCCTTACCGATTGTTTAATCTTGAATGATGTGCAAGACAATGGCAACGTAGGCACACTATTGCGTACTGCCGCAGCGGTAGGTATTAAAACAATCATTTGCACCACCGGTACGGCACAAGCTTGGTCCCCTAAAACTATGCGTGCTGGTATGGGCGCTCAGTTTGGTCTGACTATCTATGAAGGTATTCCGGCAGACGAAGTACTCGCTTATCTTAAAGTGCCGGTCTTAGCGACCAGCTCGCATACGGACAATATCATTTACAAGCAAAACTTAAACCGTCCGGTAGCTTGGGTGATGGGTCATGAAGGCCAAGGCGTTTGCGATGAAATTATGCAATCTGCTATTCCAGTTGCGCTACCCCAGCCTAACGGTCAAGAAAGCTTGAACGTCGCTATTGCAGGCTCGTTGTGCTTGTATGAGACTTTACGTCAACGCAACTATTCATAAGTTAACTATCCCTAAGTTAATGGTTTATAGCTAAACGGGTCAGCGCTAAATAAGGCTGACTCCAGTTTCATAAATAAAAAAGGACGGTAGCCATCATTTGCTATCGTCCTTTTTTTATCTGTTTATTATGTCTATCTCATATTAACCCTTAAACATAAGGTTTCTCACGTAGCCATTTAGTTGATAAGTATTTGACGCCTTGGGTCACAGGGACACTAGAGTGCAAGGTCTGCCCATCGATCTCGCCGCTAAGATCCGTATTGGCAAAATATAAAGCTGACCCCATTTTTGGCCGTACTTCAAAATTCATATTGGGAAAGCGAGTGGCGCCACCTGCGTCAACATCCGATAAATACATTAGGAAGGTGCCTACCCGCTGACCACCTTTTGCCATTACCACACTACTGCTCTTTTTAGCCGGGTCGAAGTAATCATAATGCGGACGATATTCGCCGCCATCTTCATACCTTAAGACTTGCAAACCTTCCCCATGGTCTACCGGCCAATGTAATAACTCAGCAATGCGACTCTCAATAGTCTTAATGATATTCGCTTCACCTCGTTGAAACCCAGTACTGCGACTGGTACGAGCAGGATGAATGACAAAAGTGCCATCGTCAGGATTAACTACGCGGGAGTCTCTGAGCTTAGCGTCAGCTTCATTAATTAAAGCTTGGCACTCTTCAGGACTTAAAAAGTTATCAATCACTGCTACAAACGGCTTATAACAAGTAAACAGTAGCGAGACCCTACGATCACTTAGGTCAATATGATTCTTTGTTAAATCCAAGAAAGGCATGGTCGCTGTTTTATTACTCTTACTCATCAGCTCAAAAGCAGCATCGGACCACCCTCTAGCAAATAGACTGGCGGCCAACTTATTGGTGGGCACGCCGTTGACAATATTTACCTTCAGCCAGTCTTGCCAGTCTGGGTCGAGATTTTTCAATGCGCTCATATCAAAGTCCTTTTTTGATCCTTTCCTACAATCCATAGTTTTTATAACGATTGCTCTAACTGACTCTATAACGAACCACTAGTTTTTCGCTCAGCCCAACAATCGCTATTAGCTCAATCATAACCTAAAGTATATCAAATAGTTAATCTTATAAATCATACCATATAACGGTAAAATTAGTGCGCTAAGACCTTGCGCAAACATTGGACTTTAGCATAGCATTTTACCCCTTTCTATCAATAGAATACTGGATAAGTTTGCTGGGAGACAGCAGAATACTAGCTAAGAAAATACCATAGCATAAGCTAAACAATAACCCATAAAAAAAGCCCCCAACCAAAGGGTTAGAGGCTCTTTATTGGCTTAGTAATATCGCCTTATCTGAGAGACATCTTAGTCCTCTCTAAGCGCTTACTTACTAGGCTATTACAGCTTGCTAGTTAACTCAGGAAGGATGTCATATAGATCGCCTTCCAAGAAGTAGTCAGCAACGCTAGCGATAGGTGCTTCTGGGTCATTGTTGATAGCAACGATGACTTTAGAATCTTTCATACCCGCTAAATGCTGGATAGCGCCTGAGATACCGGCAGCGATGTACAGTTGTGGGGCAACGATTTTACCTGTTTGACCAACCTGCATATCGTTTGGTACATAGCCTGCATCGACAGCGGCACGTGATGCGCCAACAGCCGCACCCAATTTATCAGCTAGTGGCTCGATATATTTAGTGAAGTTTTCACCGTTAGCTAGGGCACGACCACCTGATACTACGATATCAGCAGAGGTCAGTTCTGGACGGTCAGATGACGCTAGCTCTTCGCTAACGAAGCTTGATTTACCAGAATCTTGTACGTTGCTTAGGGTTTCAACAGTCGCTGAACCGCCTTCTGCAGCTACCGCATCAAACGCTGTAGTACGAACAGTAACTAGGATTTTATCTTCGCTAGTTTTAACAGTAGCCGTCGCGTTACCCGCATAGATAGGACGCTCAAAAGTGTTGGCATCGATAACTTTAGAGATTTCAGAGATCATGCTCACGTCTAGTAAAGCCGCAACGCGAGGTAAGAAGTTCTTACCATTCGTAGTAGCTGGCGCTAAGATGTGGCTATAATCGCCCGCTAAGTCAGTGACCAATAGCGCTAAGTTTTCAGCCAATTGATATTCGTAAGCTGCATCGTCTTCTAGCAATACTTTGCTTACGCCTGCTGCTTTAGCTGCTTCATCAGCTGCTGCTTGACAGTTTAGACCGGCTACTAATACATGGATATCACCACCGATTTCTTGAGCAGCGGCGATCGTGTTCAAAGTTGCCTTTTTTAGACTGGCATTGTCATGTTCTGCATATACTAAAATTGCCATTATGATAATCCTTAATATTTTGTCATTCTAGAGCGAGAGCCCACCTATGCACAGGGTAAATATGCCTGTAGATAGCGCCGATAAGCTGGTAAGCCCTACCCTCTATCTCAAGTAGGTAAAAATATTTATTACAAAGTTTAGCCAGCTCTTAAGAGATAACTTTAGCTTCGTTTCTTAGCTTATCGATTAGCTCGTCTACTGAAGCAACTTTGATACCGGCTGAACGCTCAGCTGGTGGAACTACCTTAATGATTTCTTGCTTAGAAGCCATATCCACACCGAAATCTGCAGGTGTTTTTTCATCTAATGGTTTCTTCTTAGCTTTCATGATGTTAGGCAGTTTAGCGTAACGTGGCTCATTCAAACGTAAGT contains the following coding sequences:
- a CDS encoding TrmH family RNA methyltransferase, whose product is MASIPADKFSNSPVITSDKNPTVKLAKGLISQSRQRKKAGQTVLEGVHLLESMIQNDVVPVQILISYSALTHPDIQSLLVLVIDHKIDNRLMVLSDSLYDSIKTLGTGLDVMAIINIPETDLYSLKSPILTDCLILNDVQDNGNVGTLLRTAAAVGIKTIICTTGTAQAWSPKTMRAGMGAQFGLTIYEGIPADEVLAYLKVPVLATSSHTDNIIYKQNLNRPVAWVMGHEGQGVCDEIMQSAIPVALPQPNGQESLNVAIAGSLCLYETLRQRNYS
- a CDS encoding electron transfer flavoprotein subunit alpha/FixB family protein, with protein sequence MAILVYAEHDNASLKKATLNTIAAAQEIGGDIHVLVAGLNCQAAADEAAKAAGVSKVLLEDDAAYEYQLAENLALLVTDLAGDYSHILAPATTNGKNFLPRVAALLDVSMISEISKVIDANTFERPIYAGNATATVKTSEDKILVTVRTTAFDAVAAEGGSATVETLSNVQDSGKSSFVSEELASSDRPELTSADIVVSGGRALANGENFTKYIEPLADKLGAAVGASRAAVDAGYVPNDMQVGQTGKIVAPQLYIAAGISGAIQHLAGMKDSKVIVAINNDPEAPIASVADYFLEGDLYDILPELTSKL
- a CDS encoding 2OG-Fe(II) oxygenase, producing MSALKNLDPDWQDWLKVNIVNGVPTNKLAASLFARGWSDAAFELMSKSNKTATMPFLDLTKNHIDLSDRRVSLLFTCYKPFVAVIDNFLSPEECQALINEADAKLRDSRVVNPDDGTFVIHPARTSRSTGFQRGEANIIKTIESRIAELLHWPVDHGEGLQVLRYEDGGEYRPHYDYFDPAKKSSSVVMAKGGQRVGTFLMYLSDVDAGGATRFPNMNFEVRPKMGSALYFANTDLSGEIDGQTLHSSVPVTQGVKYLSTKWLREKPYV